Proteins from a single region of Belliella baltica DSM 15883:
- the rfbB gene encoding dTDP-glucose 4,6-dehydratase — protein MSKNLLITGGAGFIGSHLVQLFVEKYKSYKIVNLDCLTYAGNLENLKAVEGASNYFFEKVNLLNVAELERVFDKHNITDVIHLAAESHVDRSISDPLAFVNTNVIGTVNLLNVAKSKWTDLDKHLFYHVSTDEVYGSLDDGGFFTEETPYDPQSPYSASKAASDHFVRAYTNTYGLRTVITNCSNNYGPNQFPEKLIPLCIHNIRNNKPLPVYGKGENIRDWLFVVDHARAIDLVFHEGKVGETYNIGGFNEWKNIDIVKLLCKKMDQKLNRPSGTSEKLITYVKDRAGHDLRYAIDANKIKNELGWKPSLQFEEGISKTIDWYLGNETWLNNVTSGNYQKYYEEHYQER, from the coding sequence ATGTCTAAAAATCTATTGATCACAGGAGGAGCTGGCTTTATTGGCAGTCATTTGGTTCAACTTTTCGTAGAAAAGTACAAATCGTACAAAATTGTCAACCTTGACTGTTTGACTTATGCTGGAAATCTAGAGAACCTAAAGGCGGTAGAGGGTGCATCCAACTATTTTTTCGAAAAAGTTAATCTTTTAAATGTTGCTGAATTGGAACGGGTATTCGACAAACACAACATCACAGATGTCATTCATCTGGCAGCGGAATCTCATGTAGATAGATCGATTTCTGATCCACTTGCATTCGTCAATACCAATGTAATCGGCACAGTCAACCTTCTCAATGTAGCAAAGTCCAAATGGACTGATTTGGATAAACATTTATTTTATCATGTTTCTACCGATGAAGTTTATGGTTCGTTGGATGATGGTGGATTTTTTACGGAAGAAACTCCCTATGACCCACAATCCCCCTATTCTGCTTCCAAAGCAGCATCAGATCATTTTGTAAGGGCTTACACGAATACTTACGGGTTAAGAACGGTGATTACTAACTGTTCTAATAATTATGGGCCTAATCAGTTTCCTGAGAAATTGATTCCATTATGTATTCATAATATCAGAAACAATAAGCCCCTTCCAGTGTATGGAAAGGGTGAAAATATCAGAGATTGGCTCTTTGTAGTCGATCATGCGAGAGCAATTGACCTTGTGTTTCACGAAGGAAAAGTAGGTGAGACTTATAATATTGGCGGTTTCAACGAATGGAAAAACATTGATATTGTGAAGCTTCTTTGTAAGAAGATGGATCAAAAGCTTAATAGACCTTCAGGTACCTCAGAGAAACTCATTACTTATGTCAAAGATCGGGCTGGACATGACTTGCGCTATGCGATTGATGCCAACAAGATCAAAAATGAATTGGGCTGGAAGCCGAGTCTTCAGTTCGAAGAAGGGATTTCAAAAACGATTGATTGGTATTTGGGAAATGAAACTTGGCTCAACAATGTCACCTCTGGAAACTACCAGAAATACTACGAGGAGCATTATCAGGAAAGGTAG
- a CDS encoding VPS10 domain-containing protein has protein sequence MKNYTKKLHQFKLLGLSLVFALIIPDFATAQQVDMDMFKSMKARNVGPAAMSGRITAIDAIHDDPNTIYAGAASGGVWKSTSGGITWEPIFDEEKVHSIGAIAINQKNPDVVWVGTGEGNPRNSLNLGYGIYRTLDAGKTWELMGLEKTRAIHRIIIHPDDPNTIYVGAIGSPWGEQEDRGVYKTTDGGKTWNKILYIDTKTGVGEMVMDPNNPNKIFVNMWEHRRYPWFFSSGGSSSGLYVTHDGGDNWKKLDDKNGLPKGPYGRMGLAISKANSQKIYALVESSKNGLYVSENGGVDFRLVNNKGEIGDRPFYYYEIYADPKNADRIYTLYSRVGMSEDGGKSFTQILQYAGVHPDHHAWYINPNDPRLIIDGNDGGLNITRDGGKTWYFAENIPVGQWYHINVDNEIPYNIYGGLQDNGSWVGPAYVWRRDGIRNTYWQELQFGDGFDAVSDPEDSRYGYSMSQGGNVTRFDKETGHKRTIKPTHPDKDVFLRFNWNAALAQAPHDAATIYFGSQFLHKSTDRGETWEIISPDLTTNDPEKQKQQETGGLTFDITGAENHTTIITIAPSPIDKNVIWVGTDDGNVQVTKDGGKTWTNTAAKLTGLPKASWIPQIQASRYDAGEAWIVANNYRNNDFSAYAYRTKNYGGSYERIADDNKVWGYALSIVQDPVEPNLVFLGTEYGLYASFDNAKTWNQWRHGYPNAVSTYDMVIQEREADLVIGTFGRSLFVLDDIRPLRVYAKNQGKAPAAKITAVEPSDAYQAEIHQPHGERFPADGKYAGENRTFGGRLNFILNDPGKEKLDTVTVAIFNESGEQIRTLKTVPSQGVNQLIWGLDRKSSVENPGGFGRGGRGGNRFYEPSGGDALPGKYKLVFTYGEESSETSINVYSDPRINTNLADLRAREEFIKKTEVLGAEMGKAIRQIQEARGTIEKISNYIKDVDTEESKALAKEVTAIKKKLDTVNEAFYGPSREGQGIVRNLFPTNMSRQGAPRSYANSSYGAPGETEERLLNHAKESAEDALKVWKEFFEGDWKAFEEKVKSTKIDIFKEIESVEIK, from the coding sequence ATGAAAAACTATACTAAAAAGCTTCATCAATTTAAGCTTCTAGGATTGTCCCTTGTATTCGCCCTAATCATTCCTGATTTTGCTACTGCGCAACAAGTGGACATGGACATGTTTAAGTCTATGAAAGCACGGAATGTTGGCCCTGCGGCTATGAGTGGGAGAATCACAGCAATTGATGCCATTCATGATGATCCAAATACAATCTATGCTGGTGCAGCATCCGGTGGTGTTTGGAAATCTACTTCAGGAGGAATCACTTGGGAACCTATATTCGATGAAGAAAAAGTTCACTCCATCGGAGCCATCGCAATCAACCAGAAAAACCCAGATGTGGTTTGGGTAGGAACAGGAGAAGGAAATCCTAGAAATTCACTGAATCTAGGTTATGGAATTTACAGAACTTTGGATGCAGGGAAAACTTGGGAATTGATGGGTCTTGAGAAAACAAGAGCTATTCACAGAATTATCATTCATCCTGACGATCCAAACACCATTTATGTGGGTGCTATAGGTTCTCCTTGGGGAGAACAAGAAGATAGAGGGGTCTACAAAACTACAGATGGTGGAAAGACTTGGAATAAAATCCTTTACATAGACACCAAAACTGGGGTAGGTGAAATGGTCATGGATCCCAACAACCCAAATAAAATATTTGTCAACATGTGGGAGCATAGAAGGTATCCTTGGTTCTTCAGTTCAGGAGGTTCCTCTTCGGGACTTTATGTAACACATGATGGTGGGGACAACTGGAAAAAATTAGACGATAAAAATGGGCTTCCTAAAGGGCCTTATGGTAGAATGGGACTTGCTATTTCCAAAGCCAATAGTCAAAAAATCTATGCATTAGTAGAATCCAGTAAGAATGGTCTTTATGTATCAGAAAACGGCGGGGTAGATTTCAGACTTGTCAATAACAAAGGCGAAATTGGTGATAGACCATTCTACTATTACGAAATTTATGCTGATCCTAAAAATGCTGATCGCATATACACTTTATATTCAAGAGTTGGGATGAGTGAAGATGGAGGTAAGTCATTTACTCAAATCTTACAATACGCAGGTGTTCACCCTGATCATCACGCTTGGTACATCAATCCAAATGATCCAAGGTTGATCATAGATGGCAATGATGGCGGTTTGAATATTACAAGAGATGGAGGTAAAACATGGTATTTTGCCGAGAACATTCCTGTTGGACAATGGTATCACATCAATGTTGACAATGAAATTCCTTACAATATCTATGGAGGTCTACAGGATAACGGAAGCTGGGTTGGTCCGGCTTATGTTTGGAGAAGGGATGGTATTAGAAATACTTATTGGCAAGAATTACAATTTGGAGATGGCTTTGATGCAGTTTCTGACCCTGAAGACTCCAGATATGGTTATTCCATGTCTCAAGGAGGAAATGTTACTCGTTTTGATAAAGAAACAGGACACAAAAGAACAATTAAACCAACTCATCCAGATAAAGATGTTTTCTTAAGATTCAACTGGAATGCTGCTTTGGCACAAGCCCCACATGATGCCGCTACAATTTACTTTGGTAGCCAGTTTTTACACAAGAGTACAGACAGAGGTGAAACATGGGAGATCATTTCCCCAGATTTGACAACCAATGATCCTGAAAAACAAAAGCAACAAGAAACAGGTGGTTTGACTTTTGACATTACAGGAGCTGAAAACCATACGACGATCATCACAATCGCTCCTAGCCCAATCGACAAAAATGTAATTTGGGTAGGTACCGATGATGGAAATGTTCAGGTAACTAAAGATGGAGGAAAAACTTGGACAAATACGGCAGCGAAGTTAACAGGTCTTCCAAAAGCGAGCTGGATTCCACAGATTCAAGCTTCTCGTTATGATGCAGGCGAAGCATGGATAGTAGCTAATAATTATAGAAACAATGATTTTAGCGCTTATGCTTACAGAACAAAGAACTATGGCGGAAGCTACGAAAGAATAGCTGATGACAATAAAGTTTGGGGTTATGCACTTTCTATCGTCCAAGATCCAGTGGAACCTAATTTGGTCTTCTTGGGTACCGAATATGGATTGTATGCATCTTTTGATAATGCAAAAACTTGGAACCAATGGAGACATGGCTATCCAAATGCTGTTTCGACCTACGATATGGTTATTCAGGAAAGAGAAGCTGATTTGGTAATCGGAACTTTCGGAAGATCTTTATTTGTGTTGGATGACATTCGACCATTGAGAGTTTATGCTAAAAATCAAGGGAAAGCTCCAGCTGCAAAAATCACGGCAGTAGAACCTTCAGATGCTTATCAAGCGGAAATTCATCAGCCACATGGTGAACGATTCCCGGCAGATGGTAAGTATGCAGGTGAAAACAGGACTTTTGGAGGCAGGTTAAATTTCATTTTGAATGATCCTGGAAAAGAAAAATTAGACACAGTTACAGTTGCTATTTTCAATGAATCTGGTGAGCAAATCAGAACACTGAAAACGGTACCTTCTCAAGGAGTAAATCAATTGATTTGGGGTCTTGACAGAAAATCATCAGTAGAAAATCCAGGTGGATTTGGTCGTGGTGGCAGAGGTGGAAATAGATTCTACGAACCAAGTGGTGGAGATGCACTTCCAGGAAAGTATAAATTGGTCTTCACTTATGGGGAAGAAAGTTCTGAAACTTCCATCAACGTATATTCTGACCCAAGAATTAACACCAACTTGGCTGATTTGAGAGCGAGAGAAGAATTTATCAAGAAAACAGAGGTTCTTGGTGCTGAAATGGGCAAAGCCATCAGACAGATTCAAGAAGCAAGAGGAACTATAGAAAAAATCTCTAATTACATCAAAGATGTAGATACTGAGGAATCAAAAGCATTAGCTAAAGAAGTTACTGCAATCAAGAAAAAACTTGACACTGTCAACGAAGCATTCTATGGTCCATCTAGAGAAGGACAAGGTATCGTAAGAAACCTCTTCCCTACCAACATGAGTCGTCAAGGTGCCCCAAGAAGTTATGCAAACTCATCTTACGGAGCTCCTGGAGAAACAGAAGAGCGCTTGTTGAATCATGCTAAAGAAAGTGCTGAAGATGCGCTGAAAGTATGGAAAGAGTTCTTTGAAGGAGATTGGAAAGCATTCGAAGAAAAGGTGAAAAGCACAAAAATCGATATTTTCAAGGAAATTGAAAGTGTTGAGATTAAATAA
- a CDS encoding M1 family metallopeptidase produces MIQRLWFALGVFTLLGVSISAQAQKDRFQQKVKYEMDVKMDVVTNQYTGTQKLHYTNNSPDTLNRAFYHLYYNAFQPNSMMDVRSRTIADPDRRVRDRILNLQADEIGILEVKSLKMNGKAVDFVHEETILEVDLSEPIAPGETVVFDMEFFGQVPLQVRRAGRDNAEGIRYSMSQWYPKMAAYDVRGWHANPYIGREFYGNFGDFDVKITIDKDYLLGGTGYLQNANQIGKGYEDAGVKVPNTSGKTLTWHFTAPNVHDFMWAADPNYILEKKQMPNGPMVHLLYVKNEKTEENWSKLMQYTIDAIEYCSENFGKYPYEQYSVIQGGDGGMEYPMATLITGHRNLRSLVGVTVHELIHSWYYGVLGFNESSEPWLDEGFTTWGTSVVMDAVFEKDPNFTHNGSYRSYFRLAGAGYEEPLTTHGDHYNLNSAYGPATYNKGAVFVEQMSYVIGKENFDKALLRLWNDFQYKHPNGNDVVRVFENVSGLELDWYYDYFIASTKTIDYGVKTVEADGSSTKITLERVGMMPMPLDVVVTYQDGSQELIYMPLVIQRGSKPEEAGMPKRVATQKWPWTNYTTEVKVARPLSEIKSVEIDPSMRMADVNRENNKLEVSVEMEKK; encoded by the coding sequence ATGATTCAAAGATTATGGTTTGCTTTAGGAGTATTCACACTTTTGGGTGTTTCTATTTCAGCACAAGCACAAAAAGATCGCTTTCAGCAAAAAGTGAAATATGAAATGGATGTGAAGATGGATGTGGTTACCAACCAATATACTGGAACACAAAAACTTCACTACACAAATAACTCACCTGACACGCTCAATAGGGCGTTTTATCATCTCTATTACAATGCTTTTCAACCCAACAGCATGATGGATGTTAGGTCAAGAACGATCGCAGATCCGGATAGAAGAGTTAGAGATAGAATTTTGAACCTTCAGGCAGATGAGATTGGGATTCTTGAAGTAAAATCTCTAAAAATGAATGGAAAAGCAGTTGACTTTGTACACGAGGAGACGATTTTGGAAGTGGATCTTTCTGAACCGATTGCTCCAGGAGAAACAGTGGTTTTTGACATGGAGTTTTTTGGACAAGTTCCGCTTCAAGTAAGACGGGCTGGTAGAGATAATGCAGAAGGAATTCGCTATTCAATGTCACAATGGTATCCTAAAATGGCTGCTTATGATGTAAGAGGTTGGCATGCTAATCCATATATCGGAAGAGAGTTTTATGGAAATTTTGGTGATTTCGATGTGAAAATCACAATTGATAAAGATTATCTATTAGGAGGTACAGGCTATTTGCAAAATGCCAACCAAATTGGAAAAGGCTATGAAGATGCTGGCGTGAAGGTTCCAAATACGTCAGGAAAGACTTTAACTTGGCATTTCACTGCGCCAAATGTGCATGATTTTATGTGGGCCGCTGATCCAAATTATATCTTGGAGAAAAAACAAATGCCAAATGGACCTATGGTTCATTTACTTTATGTGAAAAATGAAAAGACCGAGGAGAATTGGAGTAAGTTGATGCAGTATACCATTGATGCGATTGAGTATTGTAGCGAGAATTTCGGAAAGTATCCTTATGAACAATATTCAGTTATCCAAGGTGGTGATGGTGGTATGGAATATCCAATGGCCACTTTGATCACAGGTCATAGAAATTTAAGGAGTTTGGTAGGAGTGACAGTACATGAATTAATTCATAGCTGGTACTATGGAGTTTTAGGCTTCAATGAATCATCTGAACCTTGGCTAGATGAAGGCTTTACAACATGGGGAACTAGTGTTGTCATGGATGCTGTATTTGAAAAAGATCCAAACTTTACACATAACGGAAGCTATAGATCATATTTCAGACTTGCAGGTGCGGGTTATGAAGAGCCTTTGACCACTCACGGAGATCATTATAATTTGAATTCTGCTTACGGCCCTGCTACCTATAACAAAGGCGCTGTATTTGTAGAGCAAATGTCCTACGTTATTGGGAAAGAGAATTTTGATAAAGCATTGCTAAGACTTTGGAATGATTTTCAATATAAGCATCCAAATGGAAATGATGTAGTGAGAGTTTTTGAAAATGTAAGTGGTTTGGAGTTAGATTGGTATTATGACTATTTTATTGCATCTACTAAAACAATTGATTATGGAGTGAAAACAGTAGAGGCTGATGGAAGTAGCACCAAAATCACTCTTGAAAGAGTTGGGATGATGCCAATGCCTCTTGATGTTGTAGTTACTTACCAAGATGGAAGCCAAGAGTTGATTTACATGCCATTGGTGATCCAAAGAGGAAGTAAGCCTGAAGAAGCTGGAATGCCTAAGCGTGTTGCTACTCAAAAATGGCCTTGGACTAATTATACAACAGAGGTAAAAGTTGCTAGGCCACTTTCTGAGATCAAAAGTGTAGAAATAGATCCAAGTATGAGAATGGCAGACGTGAATCGAGAAAATAACAAATTGGAAGTTTCTGTAGAAATGGAGAAAAAATAA
- a CDS encoding histone H1, with protein MSRFSEIRDLVMGLEGDFEKFYDKGNQAAGTRVRKGMQDLKNLAQDIRKEVQDKKNAG; from the coding sequence ATGAGCAGATTTAGCGAAATTAGAGATCTTGTAATGGGTCTAGAAGGTGACTTCGAAAAATTCTATGACAAAGGCAACCAAGCCGCTGGAACTAGAGTAAGAAAAGGAATGCAAGATCTTAAAAATTTGGCACAGGACATCCGTAAGGAAGTTCAGGACAAAAAGAACGCAGGCTGA
- a CDS encoding aminotransferase class I/II-fold pyridoxal phosphate-dependent enzyme, with amino-acid sequence MDLFEKLNTNLGPLGKHSELSEGYFTFPKLEGEIAPRMKFKGKDVLTWSLNNYLGLANHPDIRKADADAAAKWGAAYPMGARMMSGQTDLHEQLERELAEFVGKQSAYLLNYGYQGIMSVIDSILDRKDVVVYDSECHACIIDALRMHLGKRYVFPHNDIENCETQLKRATKLAAETGGGILVITEGVFGMTGDQGHLAEIVKLKEKYEFRLLVDDAHGFGTMGKTGAGTGEEQGVQDQIDLYFSTFAKSMASIGAFIAGDTNVIHFLKYNMRSQIYAKSLPMLLVEGALKRLEMLRTMPELKENLWKIVNALKSGLIEKGFSIGKSNSPVTPVVLNGTVGEAATLSKDLRENYSIFCSVVIYPVVPKDMIILRLIPTAVHTLEDVAETIAAFEAVKEKLTNGFYKSSALAVSFGE; translated from the coding sequence TTGGATTTATTCGAAAAATTAAATACAAATCTTGGCCCATTGGGCAAGCATTCTGAGTTATCGGAAGGATATTTCACTTTCCCTAAATTAGAAGGGGAAATAGCTCCAAGAATGAAATTTAAAGGAAAAGATGTCTTGACTTGGAGTTTAAACAACTACTTAGGTTTGGCAAATCATCCTGACATTAGAAAAGCTGATGCTGATGCAGCGGCAAAGTGGGGAGCAGCTTATCCTATGGGCGCTAGAATGATGTCTGGTCAGACAGACCTTCACGAGCAGTTAGAAAGAGAGTTGGCAGAATTTGTTGGAAAACAAAGTGCATATCTTTTGAATTATGGCTATCAGGGCATCATGTCAGTGATCGATTCTATATTAGATAGAAAAGACGTAGTCGTCTATGATAGTGAATGTCATGCTTGTATTATAGATGCACTTCGCATGCACTTAGGCAAAAGGTATGTGTTCCCTCATAATGACATCGAAAACTGTGAAACGCAATTGAAGAGAGCTACTAAGTTAGCCGCGGAAACAGGTGGTGGTATTTTAGTGATTACTGAAGGCGTATTCGGAATGACAGGAGACCAAGGTCATCTTGCAGAGATTGTCAAGTTAAAAGAAAAATATGAGTTCAGGCTTTTAGTAGATGACGCCCATGGCTTTGGTACGATGGGGAAAACCGGAGCTGGAACAGGTGAAGAGCAAGGAGTACAGGATCAGATCGATTTATACTTCTCCACTTTTGCAAAATCAATGGCTTCTATTGGAGCATTTATAGCTGGAGATACAAATGTGATTCACTTTCTAAAATACAATATGCGTTCTCAAATCTATGCAAAGTCACTTCCAATGTTATTGGTAGAAGGTGCATTGAAGAGGTTAGAAATGTTGAGGACAATGCCTGAATTGAAAGAAAATCTCTGGAAAATTGTAAATGCATTGAAGTCTGGACTGATAGAAAAAGGATTTAGTATCGGAAAATCAAATTCTCCTGTTACACCTGTAGTTTTGAATGGTACAGTCGGAGAAGCTGCAACATTAAGCAAAGACTTGAGAGAAAATTACAGCATCTTCTGTTCTGTAGTAATCTACCCTGTAGTGCCTAAAGACATGATTATCTTAAGGTTAATCCCTACAGCAGTACATACACTTGAAGATGTAGCAGAGACAATTGCTGCTTTTGAGGCAGTAAAAGAGAAGCTTACAAATGGGTTTTATAAAAGCTCCGCCTTAGCTGTTTCCTTTGGGGAATAA
- the accC gene encoding acetyl-CoA carboxylase biotin carboxylase subunit — protein MKKIQKLLVANRGEISLRIMRTAKEMGISTVAVYSEVDRNAPHVKFADEAVCLGPPPSNQSYLLMDKIIEVSKNLNVDAIHPGYGFLSENATFAEKVKKAGIIFVGPSPAAIEVMGSKLAAKHAVSKYDIPMVPGTEDAISDIPKAKVKAKEIGYPILIKASAGGGGKGMRIVENEAEFEEQMNRAISEAQSAFGDGAVFIEKYITSPRHIEIQVLGDTHGNVVHLFERECSVQRRHQKVIEEAPSAVVSEKMRNAMGEAAVKVAKACDYYGAGTVEFIVDENLDFYFLEMNTRLQVEHPVTEMITGKDLVKEQILIAEGHPLSFAQEDLTINGHAVEVRVYAEDPRNNFLPDIGNLQTYIRPQGAGVRVDDGFEQGMDIPIYYDPMIAKLITHADTRELAIDRMIRAIEEYYITGIETTLGFCKFVMEHDAFRSGNFDTKFVEKYFTPDKLDIQWTEEELKLLAAASVELIEKEKKNLRKVKSIQNGALPRTNWKNRLH, from the coding sequence ATGAAAAAAATTCAAAAACTTTTGGTAGCCAATAGGGGAGAGATTAGTCTCCGAATTATGAGGACTGCCAAAGAGATGGGCATCAGTACGGTAGCTGTTTATAGTGAGGTAGATAGGAATGCACCTCATGTTAAATTCGCAGATGAAGCAGTGTGTCTTGGACCACCTCCATCGAATCAATCTTACCTTTTGATGGATAAGATTATCGAAGTTTCTAAAAATTTAAATGTTGATGCAATTCATCCTGGTTATGGCTTTCTTTCTGAAAATGCCACTTTTGCAGAAAAAGTAAAAAAAGCGGGGATCATTTTTGTCGGTCCATCTCCAGCGGCTATTGAGGTAATGGGGTCCAAATTAGCTGCAAAACATGCAGTTTCTAAGTATGATATCCCGATGGTTCCAGGTACAGAAGATGCTATTTCTGATATTCCTAAAGCCAAAGTGAAAGCGAAAGAAATTGGTTATCCGATTTTGATAAAAGCGAGTGCTGGTGGTGGAGGTAAAGGGATGAGGATAGTTGAAAATGAGGCTGAATTTGAAGAGCAAATGAATAGAGCAATCTCCGAGGCGCAATCTGCATTTGGAGATGGTGCTGTTTTTATAGAGAAATACATTACTTCGCCGAGACATATCGAAATTCAAGTTTTAGGAGATACCCATGGAAATGTGGTTCATTTGTTTGAACGCGAATGCTCAGTACAGCGAAGACATCAAAAAGTTATAGAAGAAGCACCTTCAGCGGTTGTATCTGAAAAGATGCGGAATGCAATGGGAGAAGCTGCAGTAAAAGTAGCAAAAGCCTGTGATTATTATGGAGCAGGTACAGTTGAGTTTATTGTAGATGAGAATCTTGATTTCTACTTCTTGGAGATGAATACCAGACTTCAAGTGGAGCATCCGGTAACTGAAATGATTACAGGTAAAGATCTTGTGAAAGAGCAGATATTGATTGCAGAAGGTCATCCATTGAGTTTTGCACAAGAAGACCTTACAATCAATGGACATGCAGTAGAAGTGAGAGTTTATGCGGAAGATCCAAGAAATAATTTCCTTCCTGACATCGGAAATTTACAAACTTACATCAGACCTCAGGGTGCTGGGGTTCGTGTAGATGATGGTTTTGAGCAAGGAATGGATATTCCAATTTACTATGACCCAATGATTGCCAAATTGATCACACATGCTGATACCAGAGAGTTGGCAATAGATAGGATGATTAGAGCGATTGAGGAGTATTACATCACAGGAATCGAGACGACATTGGGTTTTTGTAAGTTTGTGATGGAGCATGACGCCTTCAGATCAGGGAATTTCGACACCAAGTTTGTGGAGAAATATTTCACGCCTGACAAGTTGGATATTCAGTGGACCGAAGAGGAATTGAAATTGTTAGCTGCTGCGTCTGTTGAATTGATAGAGAAAGAAAAGAAAAATCTTAGAAAAGTAAAATCCATACAAAATGGAGCTTTACCTAGAACAAATTGGAAAAATAGATTACACTAA
- a CDS encoding DUF1015 domain-containing protein, producing MAEILPIKAWRYHEKLRGQIEDLTSPLFDVVSSKQREVLYANPLNSIHLSVPLGDAPSLNAAETLKKWKEEQILQQDIIPGIYVYYQYFRLPGQDEESCRKGFVAQIKAYDWDENVILRHENTIAKAVNDRVDLLRETKFQSSATHGLYEDSLHLLEPFMDKAIEDPIYDLEDYQGVREVMAVIQDAKIIKEFVKLIQEKQIILADGHHRYEGAIEYRKTMRDANPDHSGNEAYNFHMMYFTNALSKNLRILPTHRIFSGFQIEEEVLLEKISEFFFVKKLNDVEEIEELILQKKWAFGLVIGDHPYKIRLYPEMLDQMPADIPDVVKNLDLMVLHYFLVDRVLGIPLEDQRFSDQIEYERNLRRCISRTISGKASFSVITKDISMNQVLEVCKSGHTMPQKSTYFYPKTLSGLLFASIDEADFAFPYQMFQS from the coding sequence ATGGCGGAAATTCTACCTATAAAAGCATGGAGATACCATGAAAAACTAAGAGGTCAAATTGAAGATTTGACCTCTCCGCTTTTTGATGTAGTTTCCTCCAAACAGAGGGAGGTTCTTTATGCCAACCCTCTAAATAGTATTCATCTTTCTGTCCCTTTGGGAGATGCGCCAAGTCTAAATGCTGCTGAGACTTTGAAAAAATGGAAAGAGGAGCAAATCCTTCAGCAGGATATCATTCCCGGGATTTATGTTTACTATCAATATTTCCGACTTCCTGGACAAGATGAGGAGTCTTGCAGAAAGGGATTTGTTGCGCAAATCAAAGCGTATGATTGGGATGAAAATGTAATCCTCCGACACGAAAATACTATCGCCAAAGCCGTCAATGATCGGGTTGATTTGTTGAGAGAAACCAAATTTCAATCGAGTGCTACGCACGGGCTGTATGAAGATTCACTTCATTTGCTAGAACCATTTATGGACAAGGCGATAGAAGATCCAATTTATGATTTGGAGGATTATCAGGGGGTCAGAGAAGTAATGGCTGTCATTCAAGATGCGAAAATCATCAAGGAATTTGTGAAATTGATTCAGGAAAAGCAGATTATTTTGGCTGATGGACATCATCGTTATGAAGGAGCAATCGAATATAGAAAAACGATGCGCGATGCAAATCCTGATCATTCTGGAAATGAGGCATACAATTTTCACATGATGTATTTCACAAATGCCTTGTCAAAGAATCTCCGGATACTTCCTACACATCGGATTTTTTCTGGATTTCAGATAGAAGAAGAAGTTTTATTGGAAAAAATCAGTGAATTCTTTTTTGTCAAAAAGCTGAATGACGTGGAGGAAATCGAAGAGCTTATCTTACAGAAAAAATGGGCATTTGGATTAGTGATTGGAGATCATCCCTACAAAATCCGCTTGTATCCTGAAATGTTGGATCAAATGCCAGCTGACATTCCTGATGTAGTCAAAAACCTTGATTTGATGGTATTGCATTATTTTTTGGTGGATCGAGTTTTAGGAATTCCTTTGGAAGATCAGCGGTTTTCTGATCAGATTGAATATGAAAGAAACCTGAGAAGATGCATCAGTAGGACGATTTCTGGTAAGGCTTCTTTTAGTGTAATTACCAAAGATATTTCTATGAACCAAGTTCTTGAGGTTTGTAAATCAGGACATACAATGCCTCAAAAATCAACTTATTTTTACCCAAAGACTCTTTCAGGTTTACTCTTTGCTTCTATAGATGAGGCTGATTTTGCATTTCCGTATCAGATGTTCCAATCATGA
- a CDS encoding Maf family nucleotide pyrophosphatase — MISLDNYKLVLASKSPRRNELLKGLGVDFTVRTKDTDESFPIDMDPFEVAGFLSKKKADAFFPELAKDEILITADTVVILDGAILNKPSDKKEAFEMIASLSGKVHHVVTGITIGSVSRHITLQDSVKVHFKALTTEEINYYIEKFQPFDKAGAYGIQEWIGYIAVNSIEGSFYTVMGLPVHLVYEELKKITLLTSQFES; from the coding sequence ATGATTTCACTCGATAATTATAAGCTAGTCCTCGCATCCAAATCACCAAGGCGTAATGAATTATTAAAAGGCTTGGGTGTAGATTTTACTGTCAGGACCAAGGATACGGATGAAAGTTTCCCCATTGACATGGATCCATTTGAAGTGGCGGGATTTCTATCCAAGAAAAAAGCAGATGCATTTTTTCCCGAACTGGCAAAAGATGAAATTCTTATAACTGCTGATACTGTCGTAATTTTGGATGGAGCAATACTCAATAAACCTTCTGACAAAAAAGAGGCTTTTGAAATGATCGCTTCGCTTTCAGGCAAAGTCCATCATGTAGTTACTGGGATTACGATTGGATCTGTCTCAAGGCATATCACTTTGCAAGATTCAGTGAAAGTTCACTTCAAAGCCCTTACAACTGAGGAAATCAATTATTATATCGAGAAGTTTCAGCCCTTCGACAAAGCAGGGGCTTATGGTATTCAAGAATGGATAGGATATATCGCCGTCAACAGCATAGAAGGGTCATTTTATACTGTGATGGGTTTGCCGG